From a region of the Oncorhynchus nerka isolate Pitt River unplaced genomic scaffold, Oner_Uvic_2.0 unplaced_scaffold_5537, whole genome shotgun sequence genome:
- the LOC135566358 gene encoding LOW QUALITY PROTEIN: H-2 class I histocompatibility antigen, L-D alpha chain-like (The sequence of the model RefSeq protein was modified relative to this genomic sequence to represent the inferred CDS: inserted 1 base in 1 codon), with protein MYRPNLMFFVLYFSLECICRSQSDIYSLNYIYTSLSKPLELPGIHEFTAMGLMNDKQIDYYDSVAKKKIPKQAWMREKLPADYWDKGTQSRESKEQWFKVNVDILIGXQMHNNTDVHILQWKHGCEIDQQSDGTLKFIKGTDQYSYDGDDFLAFDDANMQWVAAVVQAQPTKRKWDGVQILNQYTKGYLEKECVDWLSKFMKYEDKEFSRADSSPRVYVFAKKAKTAGHVRLTCMATGFYPKDVIMQIKKNGVPLTERDGVQSTGVLPNDDDTYQIRMSVQIPEADKETYECYVDHRTLKKPIVVKWGKVWLIWFSVVIDG; from the exons ATGTATAGACCTAATTTGATGttttttgttttatatttttcaCTAGAATGTATTTGCCGGAGCCAAAGCG ACATCTACTCCCTGAATTACATCTACACTTCACTCTCAAAGCCACTAGAATTGCCTGGAATCCATGAGTTCACTGCCATGGGTCTGATGAATGACAAACAGATTGATTACTATGACAGTGTGGCAAAGAAGAAGATTCCCAAACAGGCCTGGATGAGGGAGAAGCTGCCAGCAGACTACTGGGATAAAGGCACTCAGTCACGCGAGAGCAAGGAGCAGTGGTTCAAAGTTAATGTCGATATCTTGATAG TGCAGATGCACAACAACACTG ATGTGCATATCCTTCAGTGGAAACATGGCTGTGAGATTGACCAACAGAGTGACGGCACATTGAAATTCATAAAGGGCACAGACCAGTACAGCTACGATGGTGACGACTTCCTGGCCTTTGATGATGCCAATATGCAGTGGGTGGCCGCAGTTGTTCAAGCTCAGCCGACTAAGAGGAAGTGGGACGGGGTCCAGATCCTCAACCAGTACACCAAGGGCTACCTGGAGAAGGAGTGTGTGGACTGGCTTTCCAAATTCATGAAATATGAGGACAAAGAATTCAGTAGGGCTGATT CCTCTCCAAGGGTCTATGTATTTGCTAAAAAGGCCAAAACTGCAGGACATGTCCGACTGACCTGCATGGCCACAGGTTTCTATCCCAAAGATGTGATTATGCAAATTAAGAAGAATGGTGTTCCATTGACCGAACGTGATGGAGTGCAGTCTACAGGAGTCCTACCCAATGATGATGACACCTACCAGATCAGGATGAGTGTGCAGATCCCAGAGGCAGATAAGGAAACTTATGAATGTTATGTCGACCATAGAACTTTGAAGAAGCCAATTGTGGTAAAATGGGGTAAAGTATGGCTAATTTGGTTTAGTGTTGTTATTGATGGTTAA